From one bacterium genomic stretch:
- the nifH gene encoding nitrogenase iron protein, with protein sequence MRQVAIYGKGGIGKSTTTQNLVAGLAEAGKKVMIVGCDPKADSTRLMLHAKAQTTVMDLARERGSVEDLALEDVLALGYRGVKCTESGGPEPGVGCAGRGVITAINFLEENGAYTDDLDFVFYDVLGDVVCGGFAMPIREKKAQEIYIVTSGEMMAMYAANNICKGIVKYAMSGGVRLGGLICNSRKVDQELELITELARRLGTQMIHFVPRDNVVQRAELKRMTVIEYEPEAAQADEYRTLARKVSENRNFVIPTPLTMDELEELLITYGFLEAEQAKAS encoded by the coding sequence ATGAGACAGGTTGCGATCTACGGCAAGGGCGGCATCGGCAAGTCGACGACGACGCAGAACCTCGTGGCAGGGCTGGCGGAGGCGGGCAAGAAGGTCATGATCGTCGGCTGCGACCCGAAGGCGGACTCGACGCGCTTGATGCTCCACGCGAAGGCGCAGACGACGGTCATGGACCTGGCGCGCGAGCGCGGCAGCGTCGAGGACCTCGCGCTCGAGGACGTGCTCGCCCTCGGCTACCGGGGCGTCAAGTGCACCGAGAGCGGCGGCCCCGAGCCGGGCGTCGGCTGCGCGGGCCGCGGGGTCATCACGGCGATCAACTTCCTTGAGGAAAACGGGGCCTACACCGACGACCTGGACTTCGTCTTCTACGACGTGCTCGGCGACGTCGTGTGCGGCGGCTTCGCGATGCCGATCCGCGAAAAGAAGGCCCAGGAGATCTACATCGTGACCTCGGGCGAGATGATGGCGATGTACGCGGCGAACAACATCTGCAAGGGGATCGTCAAGTACGCGATGAGCGGCGGCGTGCGCCTCGGCGGCCTCATCTGCAACTCGCGCAAGGTCGACCAGGAGCTGGAGCTGATCACCGAGCTGGCGCGGAGGCTCGGGACGCAGATGATCCATTTCGTGCCGCGCGACAACGTGGTGCAGCGCGCGGAGCTCAAGCGGATGACGGTCATCGAGTACGAGCCGGAGGCGGCGCAGGCGGACGAGTACCGGACGCTGGCGCGCAAGGTCTCGGAGAACCGCAATTTCGTCATTCCGACGCCGCTGACGATGGACGAGCTCGAGGAACTGCTGATCACCTACGGCTTCCTGGAAGCCGAGCAGGCGAAGGCGTCGTGA
- the nifD gene encoding nitrogenase molybdenum-iron protein alpha chain, with amino-acid sequence MTRATHTKEAVVEILARYPEKTAKKRAGHIAVKEAPAGEDGGACSTCAVKSNAKSIPGVMTARGCAYAGSKGVVWGPIRDMVHLSHGPVGCGYYSWSTRRNLAQGKPGVDNFVPFQFTSDYQERDIVYGGAQKLEQIGREVRQLFPLARGLSIQSECPIGLIGDDIEAGAKKMQAELGIDVVPVRCEGFRGVSQSLGHHIANDTIRDHVLGKGTLADPGPYDVAIIGDYNIGGDAWASRKILEEMGLRVVTMWSGDGELETMKVTHLAKLTLIHCYRSMNYIARHMEEAYGIPWMEYNFFGPTKIEASLRAIARRFDETIQTKAEEVIARHRPAMDAVIAKYRPRLDGKTVMLYVGGLRPRHVIGAYEDLGMQVVGTGYEFAHADDYQRTFSQVKDGTVIYDDVTAYELEELVKHLRPDLVGSGIKEKYVFQKMGVPFRQMHSWDYSGPYHGYEGFPIFARDMDMAVNSPTWKLVKDPFAA; translated from the coding sequence ATGACCAGGGCCACGCATACCAAGGAAGCTGTTGTCGAGATCCTCGCCAGGTATCCGGAGAAGACGGCGAAGAAGCGCGCGGGGCACATCGCGGTCAAGGAGGCGCCCGCCGGTGAGGACGGCGGTGCCTGCTCGACCTGTGCGGTCAAGTCGAACGCCAAGTCCATCCCCGGCGTCATGACCGCGCGCGGCTGCGCGTACGCCGGCTCCAAGGGCGTCGTCTGGGGGCCGATCCGCGACATGGTCCACCTTTCGCACGGACCGGTCGGCTGCGGCTACTACTCCTGGAGCACGCGGCGCAACCTCGCGCAGGGGAAGCCCGGGGTGGACAACTTCGTCCCATTCCAGTTCACCTCCGACTATCAGGAGCGGGACATCGTCTACGGCGGCGCGCAGAAGCTCGAGCAGATCGGGCGTGAGGTGCGCCAGCTCTTTCCGCTGGCCAGGGGCCTGTCGATCCAGTCCGAGTGCCCGATCGGGCTCATCGGTGACGACATCGAGGCCGGCGCGAAGAAGATGCAGGCGGAGCTGGGCATCGACGTCGTCCCCGTGCGCTGCGAGGGCTTCCGCGGCGTCTCGCAGTCGCTCGGCCACCACATCGCCAACGACACCATCCGCGACCACGTCCTCGGCAAGGGCACGCTCGCCGATCCCGGCCCCTACGACGTGGCGATCATCGGCGACTACAACATCGGCGGCGACGCCTGGGCGAGCCGGAAGATCCTTGAGGAGATGGGCCTGCGCGTGGTGACGATGTGGTCGGGCGACGGCGAGCTCGAAACGATGAAGGTCACGCACCTGGCGAAGCTCACTCTCATCCACTGCTACCGCTCGATGAACTACATCGCGCGGCACATGGAGGAGGCCTACGGCATCCCCTGGATGGAGTACAACTTCTTCGGCCCGACGAAGATCGAGGCCAGCCTGCGGGCGATCGCGAGGCGTTTCGACGAGACGATCCAGACGAAGGCCGAGGAGGTCATCGCCAGGCACCGGCCGGCGATGGACGCCGTGATCGCCAAGTATCGCCCGCGCCTGGATGGCAAGACCGTGATGCTCTACGTTGGGGGCCTGCGCCCGCGGCACGTCATCGGCGCCTACGAGGATCTCGGGATGCAGGTCGTCGGTACCGGCTACGAGTTCGCCCACGCCGACGACTATCAGCGCACCTTCTCGCAGGTCAAGGATGGAACGGTCATCTACGACGACGTCACCGCCTATGAGCTCGAGGAGCTGGTCAAGCACCTGCGCCCCGACCTCGTCGGCTCGGGCATCAAGGAGAAGTACGTCTTCCAGAAGATGGGCGTCCCCTTCCGGCAGATGCACTCCTGGGACTACTCCGGCCCCTACCACGGCTACGAGGGCTTCCCGATCTTCGCACGCGACATGGACATGGCGGTCAATTCCCCGACCTGGAAGCTGGTGAAGGACCCCTTCGCGGCGTAG
- the nifK gene encoding nitrogenase molybdenum-iron protein subunit beta has translation MATAEQTAATAAWIDTVEYKELNFARQALVINPTKACQPLGAFFAAAGFERTLPYEHGSQGCTAYFRNNLSRHFREPFPAVSDSMTEDAAVFGGRANMIEGLKNAHDLYRPGMIAMCTSCMSEVIGDDLKAFIDGAREAGSIPKDFPVAAAHTPSFAGSHLTGYDAMLLAIVETLAAGRHRPEARTAKVNLIPGFDAHVENIRELRRYAALMGADVTVLADNSETFDSPLTGRYELYHGGTTLEEAAESVNAAGTISLQAYTTTKTMAAFKAKYGQKTRAFNYPLGIGGFDAFLAELSAMTGLPVPASVRAERGRAVDAATDAHPYFHGRRLSLFGDPDLMLGLTGFLLEMGAEPVHIVSTNGTSKWKKEMEALLASSPYGASGQVHPGRDLWHLRSLLVTEPVDLLIGNSHGKYAARDAKIPLVRIGFPIVDRVNAQRCATLGYRGAINLITWIANALIEELDRTSDDAHFELLR, from the coding sequence ATGGCCACCGCCGAGCAGACCGCCGCAACCGCGGCGTGGATCGACACGGTCGAGTACAAGGAGCTGAACTTCGCGCGCCAGGCGCTGGTCATCAACCCGACGAAGGCCTGCCAGCCGCTCGGCGCGTTCTTCGCCGCCGCGGGCTTCGAGCGCACGCTCCCCTACGAGCACGGCTCGCAGGGATGCACCGCGTACTTCCGCAACAACCTCTCGCGCCACTTCCGCGAACCGTTCCCCGCCGTCTCGGACTCGATGACCGAGGACGCGGCCGTCTTCGGCGGGCGCGCCAACATGATCGAGGGGCTGAAGAACGCCCACGACCTCTACCGCCCCGGCATGATCGCGATGTGCACCTCCTGCATGTCGGAGGTCATCGGCGATGACCTCAAGGCCTTCATCGACGGCGCGCGCGAGGCCGGCTCGATCCCGAAGGACTTTCCCGTCGCGGCGGCACATACGCCGAGCTTCGCCGGCTCGCACCTGACGGGCTACGACGCGATGCTGCTCGCGATCGTTGAGACACTCGCCGCCGGCCGTCACCGCCCCGAGGCGCGCACCGCGAAGGTGAACCTCATCCCCGGCTTCGACGCCCACGTGGAAAACATCCGCGAGTTGCGCCGCTACGCCGCGCTCATGGGGGCCGACGTCACGGTGCTCGCCGACAACAGCGAGACCTTCGACTCGCCGCTCACGGGCCGCTACGAGCTCTACCACGGGGGCACGACCCTCGAAGAGGCGGCGGAGTCGGTGAACGCCGCCGGGACGATCTCGCTCCAGGCCTACACCACGACCAAGACCATGGCGGCTTTCAAAGCCAAGTACGGGCAGAAGACGCGGGCCTTCAACTATCCGCTCGGGATCGGAGGCTTCGACGCCTTCCTCGCCGAGCTGTCGGCGATGACCGGCCTGCCGGTCCCCGCGAGCGTCCGAGCCGAGCGCGGCCGCGCCGTGGATGCCGCCACCGACGCGCACCCCTATTTCCACGGGCGGCGGCTGTCGCTCTTCGGCGACCCGGACCTCATGCTCGGCCTGACCGGCTTCCTCCTGGAGATGGGCGCCGAGCCGGTGCACATCGTCTCGACGAACGGGACATCCAAGTGGAAGAAGGAGATGGAGGCGCTGCTCGCTTCCTCGCCCTACGGCGCGTCCGGGCAGGTGCACCCGGGGCGCGACCTCTGGCACCTGCGCTCGCTGCTGGTGACCGAGCCGGTGGACCTGCTCATCGGCAACTCGCACGGCAAGTACGCGGCGCGCGACGCGAAGATCCCGCTCGTGCGCATCGGCTTCCCCATCGTGGATCGCGTCAACGCCCAGCGCTGCGCGACGCTCGGCTACCGGGGCGCCATCAACCTCATCACCTGGATCGCCAACGCGCTCATCGAGGAGCTCGACCGGACCTCGGACGACGCGCACTTCGAGCTGCTGAGGTAG
- the nifN gene encoding nitrogenase iron-molybdenum cofactor biosynthesis protein NifN, with protein MLARAVAHACRPNPLEGVCRQRGGESCAYDGAMIVLGCIADAAHLVHGPIACLGNSWESRGTVTRRGELHRRAYTTDLDELDIVYGAADKLRRAILAVAADASPRAIFVYATCVTGMTGEDVGAACRDAEAQLGLPVIPVEAPGFVGPKNLGNRLAGEVLLARVIGTAEPAVVAPLAVNIIGEYNIAGDLDAIEPLLARAGLAVHARITGNATFEEIRRAHRARLNVLVCGRALVNVARGMERRWNVPFVEGSFFGMTETASTLRAMAAALAGEDSGLPGRVDAVIAEEERRCVEVLAPYAGLAGRRAVLYSGGVKSWSLISALRDLGIETVAVVTKKATFEDERKIRALLGPDVPPVENATPAHLGRLCRERGADVLIAGGRNQYLAIKEGLPFVDVNQERHDAYAGYDGLVALARRIHQAIEFFRRQREGAPPAAPRVAPAVRRDLSVTPLRHSPALGAAMALQGIDRAAVLHHGAQGCTFLAKVLLTKHFREPITLVSTKVFAEDLVLGGPDAVTRTVGDLVARQRPDLVAALTSGLSEVRGDDLGPALRQVDAYGAVVLPVSTPDYAGGLEEGYAAAVRALLTLAERGPESRRRVNILAGPGLTPADAREVRRIVGAFGLEATILPDLGALDGSREGFSPLTSGGTRRAEVRAMGSAACTIALGASLAPAAADLARTCGVPAVSVPLPIGLDATDRFVAALSALCGQEVPERLRRERRVLVDGMRDAMTVFGGLRAALALETDAAVAVASLFSEMGATVTQAVVPTAGAGTLAIRAARVDVGDFAALQPGADLLVAGSHGELPARDIGAAHALWGFPVFERLGHCHRVNVGYRGTLALLNDLGNTSIRASAQIRQDSGTSQRKSLARPGRGRQACSSDPRLRADVDNTRKERTP; from the coding sequence GTGCTCGCACGGGCCGTTGCCCACGCCTGCCGGCCCAACCCCCTCGAGGGGGTCTGCCGGCAGCGCGGGGGCGAATCGTGCGCCTACGACGGAGCGATGATCGTCCTCGGGTGCATCGCGGACGCGGCGCATCTCGTCCACGGGCCGATCGCCTGCCTCGGCAACTCCTGGGAGTCGCGCGGCACCGTCACCCGCAGGGGCGAGCTGCACCGGCGCGCCTACACGACCGACCTCGACGAGCTGGACATCGTCTACGGCGCCGCGGACAAGCTGCGCCGGGCGATCCTCGCGGTGGCGGCCGACGCGAGCCCGCGGGCGATCTTCGTCTATGCGACCTGCGTCACGGGCATGACCGGCGAGGACGTCGGCGCCGCGTGCCGCGACGCCGAGGCGCAGCTTGGCCTCCCCGTGATCCCCGTGGAGGCTCCGGGCTTCGTCGGCCCGAAGAACCTCGGCAACCGCCTCGCCGGCGAGGTGCTGCTCGCGCGGGTGATCGGGACAGCCGAGCCCGCCGTCGTCGCACCGCTGGCCGTCAACATCATCGGCGAGTACAACATCGCCGGCGATCTCGACGCGATCGAGCCGCTGCTTGCGCGCGCCGGTCTCGCGGTGCACGCCCGGATCACCGGCAACGCCACCTTCGAGGAGATTCGCCGGGCGCATCGCGCTCGCCTCAACGTGCTCGTCTGCGGCCGCGCGCTCGTGAACGTCGCGCGCGGCATGGAGCGCCGCTGGAACGTGCCGTTCGTGGAGGGGTCGTTCTTCGGGATGACGGAAACCGCCTCCACCCTGCGCGCGATGGCCGCGGCACTTGCCGGTGAGGACTCCGGCCTGCCCGGCCGGGTAGACGCTGTGATCGCCGAGGAAGAGCGCCGCTGCGTCGAGGTCCTCGCGCCGTACGCCGGCCTCGCGGGCAGGCGCGCCGTCCTCTACAGCGGCGGCGTGAAGAGCTGGTCGCTGATCTCGGCGCTGCGCGACCTCGGGATCGAAACCGTCGCGGTCGTGACGAAGAAGGCCACCTTCGAGGACGAGCGGAAGATCCGCGCGCTCCTGGGCCCGGATGTGCCGCCCGTCGAGAACGCCACCCCGGCGCACCTGGGGCGCCTGTGCCGCGAGCGTGGCGCCGACGTGCTCATCGCCGGCGGCCGCAACCAGTACCTCGCGATCAAGGAGGGGCTCCCCTTCGTCGACGTGAACCAGGAGCGGCACGACGCGTACGCCGGCTACGACGGCCTCGTCGCGCTCGCGCGGCGCATCCATCAGGCGATCGAGTTCTTCCGGCGCCAGCGCGAGGGAGCGCCGCCGGCTGCGCCTCGCGTCGCGCCGGCCGTCCGGCGCGATCTGAGCGTCACCCCGCTCAGGCACTCCCCGGCGCTCGGCGCCGCGATGGCGCTCCAGGGGATCGACCGGGCCGCCGTCCTCCACCACGGCGCGCAGGGGTGCACCTTCCTCGCGAAGGTGCTCCTGACAAAGCACTTCCGCGAGCCGATCACGCTCGTCTCGACGAAGGTCTTCGCCGAGGACCTGGTGCTCGGCGGCCCAGACGCGGTCACCCGCACGGTTGGCGATCTTGTAGCGCGCCAGCGCCCCGACCTCGTCGCGGCGCTCACCTCGGGTCTTTCGGAGGTCCGGGGCGACGACCTCGGCCCCGCCCTGCGGCAGGTCGACGCATACGGGGCCGTGGTCCTGCCGGTCTCCACCCCGGATTACGCCGGGGGACTGGAGGAAGGGTACGCTGCGGCAGTCCGGGCCCTGCTCACGCTGGCCGAGCGGGGCCCCGAGTCGCGCCGTCGCGTGAATATCCTCGCCGGGCCGGGCCTGACGCCCGCCGACGCCCGTGAGGTGCGCCGGATCGTCGGCGCCTTCGGGCTCGAAGCCACCATCCTTCCCGACCTCGGCGCGCTCGACGGGAGCCGCGAGGGCTTCTCGCCGCTGACGTCCGGCGGCACCCGACGTGCCGAGGTTCGCGCGATGGGCTCGGCGGCCTGCACGATTGCGCTCGGGGCGTCGTTGGCGCCGGCCGCGGCGGACCTGGCGCGGACCTGCGGCGTGCCCGCCGTTTCCGTCCCCCTGCCGATCGGGCTGGACGCGACCGACCGCTTCGTGGCCGCGCTCTCGGCCCTCTGCGGGCAGGAGGTTCCGGAGCGGCTCCGGCGCGAGAGGCGCGTGCTTGTCGACGGGATGCGGGACGCGATGACCGTCTTCGGAGGGCTGCGCGCGGCGCTCGCCCTGGAGACGGACGCCGCCGTCGCGGTCGCCTCGCTCTTCTCCGAGATGGGCGCGACCGTCACGCAAGCCGTGGTCCCGACCGCGGGGGCCGGGACCTTGGCCATCCGCGCCGCGCGCGTCGACGTCGGCGACTTCGCGGCGCTGCAGCCCGGGGCCGACCTCCTCGTGGCCGGCTCCCACGGCGAGCTGCCGGCGCGCGACATCGGCGCGGCGCACGCCCTCTGGGGCTTCCCCGTGTTCGAGCGCCTCGGCCACTGCCACCGCGTCAACGTCGGGTACCGCGGGACGCTGGCGCTGCTCAACGACCTTGGCAATACGTCGATCCGCGCGTCGGCGCAGATCCGGCAAGACAGCGGAACCTCTCAGAGGAAAAGCCTGGCTCGACCAGGGCGCGGGCGACAAGCCTGCTCCTCTGATCCGCGCTTGCGCGCCGACGTGGACAACACGCGAAAGGAGCGCACACCATGA
- a CDS encoding NifB/NifX family molybdenum-iron cluster-binding protein: protein MKVAFATTDGLLVDEHFGRAGRFALYDFRADGYERLPDMVFTEGRDAAVEATRGAGLEHDRAVEAKVERLGDCRLVYLTQVGGPSAARLTRRGVMPVKVPERTVIPEAAERLMEQIRTSPPPWLRRALADEEARTDNPTGEGAAR, encoded by the coding sequence ATGAAGGTTGCCTTTGCGACCACGGACGGCCTGCTCGTGGACGAGCACTTCGGCCGGGCCGGCCGTTTCGCCCTCTACGATTTCCGCGCCGACGGCTACGAGCGGCTCCCCGACATGGTGTTCACCGAGGGACGGGACGCGGCCGTCGAGGCCACGCGCGGCGCCGGCCTGGAGCACGACCGCGCCGTCGAAGCCAAGGTCGAGCGTCTCGGCGACTGCCGTCTCGTCTACCTCACGCAAGTCGGCGGGCCTTCGGCGGCGCGGCTCACCCGGCGCGGCGTCATGCCGGTCAAGGTTCCCGAGCGTACCGTCATCCCCGAGGCCGCCGAGCGCCTCATGGAGCAGATCAGAACGTCGCCACCGCCGTGGCTGCGCCGCGCGCTGGCCGACGAAGAGGCACGCACCGACAACCCGACAGGAGAAGGAGCAGCGCGATGA
- a CDS encoding P-II family nitrogen regulator, translating to MKMIRAIVRPEKEHDVVLALEGAGFPAMTKAHVFGRGKQKGLQVGPVRYDLLPKVLLLLVVNDGDVDTVLGIITDTTKTGFIGDGKIFVSGVDQAVTVRTGEGL from the coding sequence ATGAAGATGATCAGGGCCATCGTCCGACCGGAGAAGGAGCACGACGTCGTGCTCGCCCTCGAGGGGGCGGGCTTTCCCGCCATGACCAAGGCGCACGTCTTCGGGCGCGGCAAGCAGAAGGGACTCCAGGTCGGGCCGGTGCGCTACGACCTGCTCCCGAAGGTGCTGCTCCTGCTCGTGGTCAACGACGGCGACGTCGATACGGTGCTCGGGATCATCACCGACACCACGAAGACCGGCTTCATCGGGGATGGGAAGATCTTCGTCAGCGGCGTCGACCAGGCGGTGACCGTCCGCACCGGAGAAGGGCTGTGA
- a CDS encoding P-II family nitrogen regulator, protein MRELLAVIRQEKVGETLDALSAVGVDSVTVHTVHGRGRQGGNIMEEVDPLMRGNVESVSKIWKFPTPSSMAGASTLTKPVCWVPKSLLDIVVSEVPVETVVGAVTRVNRTGRPGDGKIFLLPLENAVRIRTNERGDAAIV, encoded by the coding sequence GTGAGGGAGCTGCTCGCGGTCATCCGCCAGGAGAAGGTGGGCGAGACGCTGGACGCCCTCTCCGCGGTCGGCGTCGACTCGGTCACCGTCCACACCGTCCATGGCCGGGGCCGGCAGGGCGGGAACATCATGGAGGAGGTGGACCCGCTCATGCGCGGGAACGTCGAGTCGGTCTCGAAGATCTGGAAATTCCCGACGCCCTCGAGCATGGCCGGCGCCTCCACGCTGACCAAGCCCGTCTGCTGGGTGCCGAAGAGCCTGCTGGACATCGTCGTCTCCGAGGTCCCGGTCGAGACAGTTGTCGGGGCCGTCACGCGGGTCAACCGCACCGGCCGACCCGGCGACGGGAAGATCTTCCTGCTGCCGCTCGAGAACGCGGTGCGCATCCGCACCAACGAGCGCGGCGACGCCGCCATCGTGTAG
- a CDS encoding radical SAM protein — MGMTLSEGSAAAATVTKDVSVIEFHPCFNRGAHTKYGRIHLPVAPRCNVRCGYCVRKFDCVNESRPGVASVVLTPEAAMQRVRAVVERDGRLSVVGVAGPGDPLANDETLRALRLVHAEYPQVTLCLSTNGLLLPERVEELRRLGRLTLTVTVNAVRPGTAARIYRWARLDGVTLHGIDAGMLMVERQWEGLRRADEAGIVTKLNSVLIPGVNDAEIPLIAQRAAGLGVHVMNLTPLIPQGDFAGVMPPTPADIHAMRERCAPFLPLINHCRQCRSDACGMLGEDRDMETETLLARVGEEYCDTV; from the coding sequence ATGGGCATGACACTGTCGGAAGGAAGCGCCGCAGCGGCGACCGTGACCAAGGACGTGAGCGTCATCGAGTTCCACCCCTGCTTCAATCGCGGGGCGCACACCAAGTACGGGCGGATCCACCTCCCGGTCGCCCCGCGGTGCAACGTGCGCTGCGGTTACTGCGTCAGGAAGTTCGACTGCGTCAACGAGTCGCGCCCCGGCGTCGCCTCCGTCGTGCTCACGCCGGAGGCGGCAATGCAACGGGTGCGGGCCGTCGTCGAGCGCGACGGCCGGCTCTCCGTGGTTGGCGTCGCGGGACCCGGGGACCCGCTGGCGAACGACGAGACGCTGCGCGCCCTGCGCCTCGTTCACGCCGAGTATCCGCAGGTCACGCTCTGCCTCTCGACGAACGGGCTGCTGCTCCCCGAACGGGTCGAAGAGCTGCGCCGTCTCGGGCGGCTGACGCTGACCGTCACGGTCAACGCCGTGCGCCCCGGGACCGCAGCGAGGATCTACCGGTGGGCGCGCCTCGACGGCGTGACGCTCCACGGCATCGACGCCGGCATGCTCATGGTCGAGCGGCAATGGGAGGGGCTCCGACGCGCGGACGAGGCGGGCATCGTCACCAAGCTCAACAGCGTCCTGATCCCCGGGGTCAACGACGCCGAGATCCCCCTGATCGCGCAACGGGCCGCCGGTCTCGGCGTCCACGTCATGAACCTCACGCCGCTCATCCCCCAGGGCGACTTCGCCGGGGTGATGCCGCCGACGCCTGCTGACATTCACGCCATGCGCGAACGCTGTGCCCCGTTCCTGCCGCTCATCAACCACTGTCGCCAGTGCCGGTCCGACGCCTGCGGGATGCTCGGGGAGGACCGGGACATGGAGACCGAGACGCTCCTCGCACGCGTCGGCGAGGAGTACTGCGACACCGTATAG
- the modA gene encoding molybdate ABC transporter substrate-binding protein — protein sequence MKTAAALLLAVFALTVARPASAADPALVSAALSLKAAFTEIGALVASAAGGPPAFNFGASGDLVAQIRGGAPVDVFASASPKDMDDLERSGMLRPGSRVDFAANELVLVVPAGAGGRIARLADLAAAGVARVAVGNAATVPAGRYAAEVLASAGLTAALQPKLVPAENVRQILEWVARGDVDAGMVYATDAMTRPGDVSVAATAPADSHQPIVYPVALLASAPRPDAGRAFIAAVLSPAGRAVLARHGFKPAVETR from the coding sequence ATGAAAACGGCTGCCGCCCTGCTGCTTGCGGTGTTCGCGCTGACCGTGGCCCGTCCTGCGTCCGCCGCCGACCCCGCCCTCGTCTCCGCGGCGCTCAGTCTCAAGGCCGCCTTCACCGAGATCGGCGCCCTTGTCGCCTCGGCCGCCGGGGGGCCGCCCGCATTCAACTTCGGCGCTTCGGGGGACCTCGTGGCGCAGATCCGCGGGGGCGCCCCCGTCGACGTCTTCGCCTCGGCTTCCCCCAAGGACATGGACGATCTTGAAAGGTCCGGCATGCTCCGGCCAGGGAGCCGCGTCGACTTCGCGGCCAACGAGCTGGTGCTGGTCGTCCCCGCTGGCGCGGGCGGGCGGATCGCGAGGCTTGCCGATCTCGCCGCTGCGGGCGTCGCCCGGGTGGCCGTTGGCAACGCCGCCACGGTCCCCGCGGGACGCTATGCCGCCGAGGTTCTCGCGAGCGCCGGTTTGACCGCCGCGCTGCAGCCGAAGCTTGTCCCGGCCGAGAACGTGCGCCAGATCCTGGAATGGGTTGCCCGGGGCGACGTCGACGCCGGGATGGTCTATGCGACGGACGCGATGACGAGGCCGGGCGACGTCAGCGTCGCCGCCACGGCGCCGGCGGACAGCCACCAGCCGATCGTGTACCCGGTCGCGCTTCTTGCGTCCGCCCCGCGCCCGGACGCCGGCCGGGCCTTCATCGCCGCGGTGCTCTCTCCGGCCGGCCGGGCCGTCCTCGCCCGCCACGGCTTCAAGCCCGCGGTCGAGACCAGGTAA